In a single window of the Ignavibacteria bacterium genome:
- the hemW gene encoding radical SAM family heme chaperone HemW — protein sequence MAGIYLHIPFCDTKCIYCDFYSITNHTKKAEFLNSIKKEIQFYSQQLANREFDSIFFGGGTPSLLSYDEFTAIFDELYKCYNISGNSEITIEANPGTLDIKKLEVFRKLPINRISFGVQSFIDRELQFLTRIHTSEQARASINAAKESGFENINLDMIFALPGQTMDSWKYNLDEAIKLDTKHISAYSLIFEKGTMLYSMRDKGQVKNADIELEQEMYEYTMQTLADAGYRQYEISNYAKPGYECRHNLKYWTLEEYISFGPSASSFIGNNRWTNIKNIGRYIELVDSAKPAYDFIETIDKDTSVTEHIMLGLRSIGVNFDDFRSRHNIDFESTYKSPINTLITNGYAVKDENKLSLTRKGYAVCDEIVATLF from the coding sequence ATGGCAGGAATTTACCTACATATCCCCTTTTGTGATACCAAATGCATCTACTGCGATTTCTACTCAATTACAAATCACACAAAAAAAGCTGAATTCCTTAATTCCATAAAAAAGGAAATTCAATTCTATTCACAGCAGCTGGCAAACCGTGAGTTCGATTCGATCTTCTTTGGCGGCGGAACGCCATCACTCTTAAGTTATGATGAATTTACGGCTATATTTGATGAGCTTTATAAGTGTTATAATATTTCCGGTAATAGCGAAATCACCATAGAAGCAAACCCGGGCACGCTTGATATAAAAAAACTTGAAGTATTCAGGAAATTGCCGATTAACAGAATAAGCTTTGGCGTGCAGTCATTCATAGACCGGGAATTGCAGTTCTTAACGAGGATACATACATCAGAGCAGGCAAGGGCATCTATCAATGCCGCTAAAGAGTCTGGATTTGAGAACATTAACCTGGATATGATATTCGCCCTGCCCGGCCAAACAATGGATAGCTGGAAATACAATCTTGATGAAGCCATTAAGCTTGATACTAAACATATTTCAGCATACTCGCTTATATTTGAAAAAGGCACCATGCTTTACAGCATGCGTGATAAGGGTCAGGTTAAAAATGCTGATATTGAGCTTGAGCAAGAGATGTATGAATACACAATGCAAACACTGGCGGATGCCGGCTACAGGCAGTATGAAATATCCAATTACGCTAAGCCCGGCTACGAGTGCCGGCATAACCTTAAGTATTGGACACTTGAAGAGTATATTTCATTCGGCCCTTCAGCTTCATCTTTTATCGGTAATAACAGGTGGACAAATATTAAAAATATCGGCAGATATATTGAGCTTGTGGATTCCGCAAAGCCTGCATATGATTTCATTGAAACTATCGATAAAGATACATCCGTTACCGAACACATCATGCTGGGTCTAAGGAGTATTGGAGTGAACTTCGACGATTTCCGCAGCAGGCATAATATTGATTTTGAATCTACATACAAATCCCCTATCAATACTTTGATCACCAACGGCTATGCAGTAAAAGATGAAAACAAACTCTCCCTCACCCGCAAAGGTTACGCAGTGTGTGATGAGATAGTGGCAACTCTATTCTGA
- a CDS encoding ATP-binding protein, with protein sequence MNPKVWISKIKINDGTEIPLKQNDILVFVGPNNAGKSAALREINLLIESIDKPTVIIKHVEIEKIGNESDLIDFLKTFSNIKVHNSNNTHYSGFEYSFFESNLNYFWPNYKKGLDQVKNIFVKLLSTIDRIRVSDPPNNIALDYEPFQHPIHFLQENDTIEKKLSEYFKLAFGTDLILDRNAGSIVPLRVGDIPLKEMGEDRVSNSYVKKVKKLPLLQEQGDGMRSFTGVLLYTTFLSRYSIVLIDEPEAFLHPPQAKLIGKMLAKDLLTDRQLFLATHSEDFLKGLLDSGNQNIKVVRIRREGVVNKVHILDKNDIKEIWEDSLLRHSNILGGLFHSRVVICESDSDCRFYSAILTSLFEVKDEIAPDILFLHCGGKHRIPIAIKALKKLDVPMHVVTDFDILNDENPFKEIIETLGGVWDNFKDDWRKIKIGIDGKRPELLKENLKEEIDKVFASISETNVGKEKIQEFSKLLKKASPWAEAKLNGKSFIPPGDASKAFIKLNTEARRIGLEIVEIGELESFDKSVGNHGPKWVNEVLKKDLVNDPELKEARDFVQRFV encoded by the coding sequence ATGAATCCAAAAGTTTGGATCAGCAAGATTAAAATTAATGATGGGACTGAAATTCCATTAAAGCAAAATGATATACTAGTATTTGTTGGACCTAATAATGCTGGTAAGAGTGCTGCATTAAGAGAAATTAATTTATTAATAGAGTCTATTGATAAACCTACAGTTATTATAAAACATGTAGAAATTGAAAAAATTGGAAATGAATCAGATTTAATAGATTTCTTGAAAACTTTTTCCAATATTAAAGTGCACAATTCAAATAATACTCATTACAGTGGTTTTGAGTATTCATTCTTTGAGTCTAATTTAAACTATTTTTGGCCCAATTATAAAAAAGGTTTAGACCAAGTCAAAAATATTTTTGTTAAGTTACTATCAACAATCGATAGAATAAGAGTCTCCGACCCCCCAAATAATATTGCCTTGGATTATGAACCATTTCAACATCCTATACATTTCTTACAAGAAAATGATACAATTGAGAAAAAGTTAAGTGAATATTTTAAGCTTGCTTTTGGAACTGATTTAATCTTAGATAGAAATGCAGGTAGCATTGTCCCTCTTCGTGTAGGTGATATACCATTGAAGGAAATGGGAGAAGATAGGGTTTCCAATAGTTATGTTAAAAAAGTAAAAAAATTACCTTTGTTACAAGAGCAAGGTGATGGAATGAGAAGTTTTACTGGTGTATTATTATATACAACTTTTTTAAGCAGGTATTCGATAGTATTAATTGACGAACCTGAGGCATTTTTACATCCGCCACAAGCAAAACTAATTGGGAAAATGTTAGCAAAAGATTTACTTACTGATAGGCAATTATTTTTGGCGACACATAGTGAAGACTTTCTGAAAGGATTGCTTGATTCAGGAAATCAAAATATCAAGGTGGTAAGAATTAGAAGAGAAGGAGTAGTAAATAAAGTACATATATTAGATAAGAATGATATTAAAGAAATTTGGGAAGATTCATTATTAAGACATTCGAATATACTAGGTGGACTTTTTCATTCTAGAGTGGTTATATGCGAAAGTGATTCTGATTGCAGATTTTATTCTGCAATTTTAACGTCATTGTTTGAAGTAAAAGATGAAATTGCCCCAGATATTTTATTTTTGCATTGTGGTGGTAAACATAGGATCCCAATTGCAATAAAAGCATTAAAAAAATTGGATGTACCGATGCATGTCGTTACTGACTTTGATATTCTAAATGATGAGAACCCATTTAAAGAAATTATAGAGACGCTAGGTGGGGTATGGGATAATTTCAAAGATGATTGGAGAAAAATAAAAATTGGAATTGATGGGAAAAGACCAGAATTACTAAAAGAAAACCTTAAAGAAGAAATTGATAAAGTATTTGCTTCAATTTCAGAAACAAATGTTGGTAAGGAAAAAATACAGGAATTTTCAAAATTGCTTAAAAAAGCATCTCCATGGGCTGAAGCAAAGTTGAATGGTAAAAGTTTTATACCACCTGGTGATGCAAGTAAAGCGTTTATTAAATTAAATACTGAGGCTAGGAGAATTGGGTTAGAAATAGTAGAAATAGGTGAATTAGAAAGTTTTGATAAAAGTGTTGGAAATCACGGTCCTAAATGGGTAAATGAAGTTTTAAAAAAAGATCTTGTAAATGATCCTGAGCTTAAAGAAGCAAGAGATTTTGTACAGAGGTTTGTTTAA